In the genome of Planctomyces sp. SH-PL62, the window TCCTTGCGATCAGATTCCGATAAAGGTCGACGTATCGGTCGACCACCGCCCGCAGCGAGAACTCGGCCTCGACGCGGGCGAGGGCGTTGCGGCCCAGTCGATGCGCGTCTTGGGGATTCTGCAAGAGGCCAAGCAAGGCGGCGGACCAGGCTTCGGGGGTTGGTTGGGGGACGAGGACGCCGGTCGCGCCGGGGGTGACGAGATCGGTGTTGCCGCCGACGCCGGAGACGACGCAGGGGAGGGCGGAGGCCATCGCTTCGAGGAGCGAGTTGCTCATCCCCTCGGCCACGCTGGGGAGGACGAAAAGGTCGGCGGCGCGGAGGTGCTCGGCCGGGCTCGGTACGGGCCCGACGAACTGGACGCGGTCGGCCACGCCCAGGGATTCGGCCAGCTCGGTCAGGGCCTGGCGGTCGCTCCCGGGGCCGACGAGGATCAGGTTGGCCGGGCTCCGGCGGGCGACCTCGACCCAGGCGTTCAGGAGCAGCGGCAGATTCTTCTGCGGGTGGAGCCGTCCGGTGAAGACGGCGCGAGGGCGGGGGAGCAGTTCGGCTTCGACGGCGCTCGGGCCGGGGCGGAAGACCTCGGTGTCGACTCCGCTGGCGGTTCGCGTCAGTCGGTCGGGCGCGACGCCGAGCGCGAGCCACTCGCGGGCGATGTCGTCGGAGATCGCGGCGAAGTGGGAGTTGCGGAGGATCGCGCGGCGGAGGAGCGGGGCCCCGCGCGTTCGCATCAACTCCTGGGCCTCGCCGTAGTAGCCCGAACTGGCGGGCTGGACGAGCGTCGGGACGCCGCGCAGCGAGGGCCGCGCCAATCCGGTCGACACCGCTTCCCAAAGGGCCTGGTGGGTGTGGACCACGTCGAGTTCGCCGCGAAGCCGCCGGAGTGCCCGGACAAGCCCGGCGACGAACGACACGGCGAAGAGGGGGCCTCGGTCGGACGTCTTGATCCAGCGGTGGATCTGGACGCCGCGGTATTCCTCGTCGTCGATCGGATAGCCGGGGACGGACCGCGTGAGGACGCGGACCGAGAACCCCCGGCGCACCAGTTCGACCCCCTGCGCCAGGGCCTGTCGCTCGGCGCCGCTGGCGAAGGGGTGGAAGTAGCTGACGACCAGGCCGACTCGCAGGGGACGGTCGAGCGACGGGGGGCGATCAATCACTGATCGGTTCGTGGACGTGCTTCAGGTCTTTGAAGTGGGGGTAGTTGGAGAGGACTGCGACGGCCCTCCGGGCGTTGTTCCCCGTGACGTAGACGCCGTGGCCGGATTCGAAGGGCAGGCCTCCGAAGACGCCGCCGGCCGTCGTGGCGTCGCTTCGGGCCGGGATGCCCTCGTCCTTGAGAAGGTTGACGACCAGGGTCGCCTCCACCTCGTTGGCGACCTCGCAGAGGCGGACCTCTTCAGACTGGAGTTCGTCGCTCATCGGATTCCTCTCCTCCCTCGGAGCCGGGGCGACGCCCGGGCCCTGGATGGCCCGGGCGTCGGTCGTGGGCGTGGATCGCGGCGGCGGGACGAGGATGGACCTCGACCCGCCGTCGCTCCCGCCGTTGGTTCAGCGGGTGATGGTCAGGCTGGGGACGTCCCGGCCCTGGTCGTCGATGATCAGGCCGTTGCTGACGGTGATCTCGCTGACGGCATAGACGCGCCCGCTGGGCATCGAGACCTTGACGGTCCAGTCGCCGTCGGGGACGCGGACGGCGAATCGGCCGAAGGCGTCGGTCATGGCGGTCCGTTCGTCGAACGCGCCGGTGCGATTGGAGAGCAGGACGCGGACGCCCTCCTCGGGCTCGCTGCTGACGCGTTCGCGGACCCGACCGAAGAGGACGTTGCGGGTGGCCGGATCGACGGCGCGGGCCGGGTCATAGACCGGACGGAGCGATTCGCGGCGGTTGAACCCCAGGTTGTCCTGGGGCGCGGGGAGCAGGCCGTCGTCGGCCGGGGTCGACGGCGGGGGCGTCTCGTCCGCGGCGCCCTTGGGGGCGGGACCGGCGGGGGCCGGGGCCGGGATCGGGGCCGGGGCGTTCGATTCGCCGTCCG includes:
- a CDS encoding glycosyltransferase family 4 protein; the protein is MIDRPPSLDRPLRVGLVVSYFHPFASGAERQALAQGVELVRRGFSVRVLTRSVPGYPIDDEEYRGVQIHRWIKTSDRGPLFAVSFVAGLVRALRRLRGELDVVHTHQALWEAVSTGLARPSLRGVPTLVQPASSGYYGEAQELMRTRGAPLLRRAILRNSHFAAISDDIAREWLALGVAPDRLTRTASGVDTEVFRPGPSAVEAELLPRPRAVFTGRLHPQKNLPLLLNAWVEVARRSPANLILVGPGSDRQALTELAESLGVADRVQFVGPVPSPAEHLRAADLFVLPSVAEGMSNSLLEAMASALPCVVSGVGGNTDLVTPGATGVLVPQPTPEAWSAALLGLLQNPQDAHRLGRNALARVEAEFSLRAVVDRYVDLYRNLIARSPR
- a CDS encoding putative signal transducing protein — its product is MSDELQSEEVRLCEVANEVEATLVVNLLKDEGIPARSDATTAGGVFGGLPFESGHGVYVTGNNARRAVAVLSNYPHFKDLKHVHEPISD